The proteins below are encoded in one region of Bifidobacterium dentium JCM 1195 = DSM 20436:
- a CDS encoding GlxA family transcriptional regulator translates to MWRRTRPFDMASALEVFSLALNENGKVFIVPMESGCITGSQPTCAFDEACRCCSILVIPGFSSFEIGTVPQAREQEITLLQHAHSQGTTLVSLCTGAFWLASCGMLDGRIATTHWQYCEQLGEQYPAINVRHNVLYVQQDNIWTSAGASAGTDACLSITRQLLGDAIAESVSKQMAVTLERSGSHIQIADATSSSQHRFDSDLDHLRMLFLAHPEHPWKAGDLAAALGMSVRTLERKFKEWGTTPHQWILRERLLMAQSLLISTTMRIDSIAHAVGFSDTDLMRRHFLRLFGMTPHQFQLRNERSRLADSSGNPPNGTLRQ, encoded by the coding sequence ATGTGGCGACGCACCAGGCCTTTCGACATGGCCTCCGCCCTTGAAGTGTTTTCCTTGGCGCTGAACGAGAACGGCAAGGTCTTCATCGTGCCCATGGAATCCGGTTGCATAACCGGATCCCAACCCACATGCGCATTCGATGAGGCCTGCCGTTGTTGCTCGATTCTGGTGATTCCGGGGTTTTCCTCATTCGAAATCGGCACGGTCCCCCAAGCGAGAGAGCAGGAAATCACGCTCCTTCAGCATGCGCACAGCCAGGGAACCACATTGGTCTCGCTATGCACCGGAGCCTTCTGGCTGGCGTCCTGTGGCATGCTTGACGGTAGGATCGCCACCACCCACTGGCAGTACTGCGAACAACTCGGCGAGCAGTACCCCGCAATCAATGTGAGGCACAATGTCCTGTACGTACAGCAAGACAACATCTGGACCTCCGCAGGCGCCAGTGCGGGAACGGATGCATGTCTCAGCATCACCCGTCAACTACTCGGCGACGCGATCGCCGAATCGGTATCCAAACAGATGGCGGTGACGCTGGAACGCAGCGGAAGCCATATCCAGATCGCCGATGCCACCTCTTCGTCACAACACCGGTTCGACAGCGATCTGGACCACCTACGCATGCTGTTCCTCGCGCATCCGGAGCATCCATGGAAAGCAGGCGACCTCGCCGCGGCATTGGGAATGTCCGTAAGGACCTTGGAACGAAAATTCAAGGAATGGGGAACCACTCCCCATCAATGGATATTGCGCGAACGACTTCTTATGGCGCAGTCTCTTCTCATATCCACGACCATGCGCATCGATTCGATTGCCCATGCCGTCGGTTTTTCGGATACCGACCTTATGAGACGTCATTTTCTCCGGCTTTTCGGCATGACGCCCCACCAATTCCAACTCCGAAACGAACGGAGCCGTTTGGCGGATTCCTCAGGAAACCCACCAAACGGCACACTCCGTCAATAG
- a CDS encoding DUF2207 domain-containing protein, translated as MKFRHMLTSAITAIIISVIVVGGIIVVFEANGDEPDMSYKTLDLDAQITADGDLRVTQHIDVTLRDRSDDDYERPWKQLYQQYDLSEDAITNITDISVSDPFTGKEYPQGSIAIPSNYSKLEWNEQHAGQWYIADVTQGDSNPQPYDPQTQGFTAKHSNGNGESTTARVERELKSDSAATSAQHRTVEIGWNIPSISSASGLKFDVSMTFKNAVTKYKDVTAMQWEPFGKKNRIPIGKVTGTLTFPDGATSKNTWGWLHVTRANSTDRGKNGSLVFSADDIRSGDYLDIVAMFDSTLAGNVARTSGKDAKSTFMKIETQDEKEWRDEQRHSARMRVLSWVVTGALGIILCILGMIGAIRSIRASQYHGGIEYWRDPPDMSPASAAKLMGVLAGPSGLGGRDSSIRNRQMSSTVMSLASKGAIAIYPGPAELYVGYDMSATSATTLAAMIASNGKESELRKSSTVVILPVVYDNVESLNLSQSERAALDILVKAAALTGSRVYDLKAMKSALGKYSKAYKLQEAFDRACDKEFGRLGATQSTGYGARMCGVFGVLLSLVMTVRFVSSGSELALALVECLPIMVVSIFIIKITRSTAITEAGQQYAGQVQGLKNYLEDFSDFTDRNVLDLTLWGRYMVYATAFGISAKAAAQLAKAYPEVTDPEWLDQNAASSYLYWPCRSYSLTSGSAFASAAGSFDASAFSANYGDFGAQLNSSFSDIRSTMAATAPSSSSGGSGGGFSGGSGGGFGGSSGGGGGGSFGGR; from the coding sequence ATGAAGTTCAGACACATGCTTACCAGCGCCATCACCGCCATAATCATCAGCGTAATAGTGGTGGGTGGCATCATCGTGGTCTTCGAGGCCAACGGCGACGAGCCCGATATGAGCTACAAAACGCTTGATCTGGATGCGCAGATTACGGCCGACGGCGATTTGAGGGTCACGCAGCATATCGATGTGACGCTTCGCGATCGCAGCGATGACGACTACGAACGTCCATGGAAGCAGCTGTACCAGCAGTATGATCTTTCCGAAGATGCGATCACCAACATCACCGACATCAGCGTATCCGACCCGTTCACCGGCAAGGAATATCCGCAGGGAAGCATTGCCATTCCGAGCAACTATTCCAAGCTGGAATGGAACGAACAGCATGCCGGGCAGTGGTATATCGCCGACGTGACCCAGGGTGATTCCAATCCGCAACCCTATGACCCGCAGACGCAAGGGTTCACGGCGAAGCATTCCAACGGTAATGGCGAATCGACTACGGCCCGGGTGGAACGGGAGTTGAAATCCGATTCCGCCGCCACTTCCGCCCAGCATCGTACCGTGGAAATCGGCTGGAACATTCCCTCGATTTCGTCGGCCAGCGGCCTGAAGTTCGACGTCAGCATGACCTTCAAGAATGCGGTTACGAAATACAAGGACGTCACCGCCATGCAGTGGGAGCCGTTCGGCAAGAAGAACCGGATTCCGATCGGTAAAGTGACCGGTACGCTCACCTTCCCCGATGGCGCCACCAGCAAGAACACGTGGGGTTGGCTGCACGTCACGCGTGCGAATTCGACCGATCGCGGCAAGAATGGTTCGCTCGTGTTCTCCGCTGATGACATACGATCGGGCGATTATCTTGACATCGTGGCCATGTTCGATTCCACGTTGGCCGGCAATGTGGCGCGCACGTCGGGCAAGGACGCCAAGAGCACGTTCATGAAGATCGAAACGCAGGACGAGAAGGAATGGCGTGATGAACAACGTCACTCCGCCAGAATGCGCGTATTGAGCTGGGTGGTCACGGGCGCGCTCGGCATCATATTGTGCATACTGGGCATGATTGGCGCCATTCGCAGCATCAGGGCATCGCAATACCATGGTGGCATCGAGTATTGGCGTGACCCGCCGGACATGTCTCCGGCCAGCGCGGCCAAGCTGATGGGGGTGTTGGCCGGACCGTCCGGACTTGGCGGGAGGGACTCGAGCATTCGTAACCGCCAGATGAGTTCGACCGTCATGTCGTTGGCCTCAAAGGGGGCAATCGCCATCTATCCTGGACCTGCGGAGCTGTATGTCGGTTATGACATGTCCGCTACCAGCGCAACGACGTTGGCGGCGATGATCGCTTCGAACGGCAAGGAATCGGAGCTGCGCAAGTCCAGCACCGTGGTGATTTTGCCGGTAGTCTACGACAATGTCGAATCATTGAATCTCAGCCAATCCGAGCGGGCCGCACTGGACATTCTGGTCAAGGCCGCAGCGCTGACCGGCAGCAGGGTCTACGATCTCAAGGCCATGAAGAGCGCATTGGGGAAGTACAGCAAGGCCTACAAACTGCAGGAAGCCTTCGACAGAGCCTGCGACAAGGAATTCGGCAGGCTTGGTGCCACGCAGAGCACCGGTTACGGTGCGCGTATGTGCGGCGTGTTTGGCGTTCTGCTCAGTCTTGTCATGACGGTCAGGTTCGTCAGTTCGGGAAGCGAGTTGGCGTTGGCGCTCGTGGAATGCCTGCCGATCATGGTGGTGTCGATATTCATCATCAAGATCACGCGTTCCACCGCCATCACCGAGGCGGGGCAGCAGTATGCCGGTCAGGTGCAGGGGTTGAAGAACTACCTGGAGGATTTCAGCGATTTCACCGACCGCAACGTACTCGACCTGACCCTGTGGGGTCGTTACATGGTATATGCGACGGCGTTCGGCATTTCCGCGAAGGCCGCCGCGCAGTTGGCCAAGGCCTACCCTGAGGTGACCGATCCGGAATGGTTGGATCAGAACGCCGCGTCCTCGTACCTGTACTGGCCGTGCCGTTCGTATTCACTCACGTCGGGTTCCGCTTTCGCTTCGGCGGCCGGATCGTTCGATGCATCGGCGTTCAGCGCGAATTATGGCGATTTCGGAGCGCAGCTGAATTCCAGCTTCTCCGACATTCGCTCCACCATGGCCGCGACTGCGCCGTCATCATCCAGCGGTGGTTCCGGTGGCGGCTTCTCCGGTGGTTCCGGTGGCGGCTTCGGCGGTTCGTCCGGTGGCGGTGGCGGCGGCTCGTTCGGCGGACGCTGA
- a CDS encoding aminotransferase-like domain-containing protein has protein sequence MARVAPLNIDWKPSRESDRPITEQIVDYMCEQVSSGNWAIGSRLPSQRALAEWFGVNRSTIIAAINELSDYGIVEGQHGAGTRIVSNTWSLMLPGAPDWADYVGSGFFRANNATIQAINRYEFVPNMTRIGTGELDPRLFPKAMWKQVLGEAANEIDSLGYPPPEGLPALREAIAAHMCATGIECTPAQVLVTSGALQALQMISMSLLPANSIVYAESPSYVKSLQIFQSAGMRLKGVPMDADGLDVAALQRLLLGQETVTSSSGLPSDHLLSATTRKHAENAILYTIPTNHNPTSITMSERRRHELIACCVANRLPIIEDGAYRDLVFDGEAPLPLKALDETGMVITLGSASKALSPGLRIGWIVANEPIVQRLADVKMQMDYGASVLSQWTFTRFLSSGLYDEYVAGLKIELRRRRDRALETLRKTMSGLAHWTTPHGGFYIWLTFDRSMRMNRLFQETAERGVLLNPGDIYDFAADNSLRLSYSYTTPEEFAAAVDVLAAVARELG, from the coding sequence ATGGCACGTGTCGCCCCACTGAACATCGACTGGAAGCCGAGTCGTGAATCCGACAGGCCCATCACCGAGCAGATCGTCGACTACATGTGCGAACAGGTGTCGAGCGGCAACTGGGCCATCGGTTCGAGGCTTCCGTCGCAGCGTGCCCTGGCCGAATGGTTCGGCGTGAACCGTTCCACCATCATCGCGGCCATCAACGAACTGTCGGATTACGGCATCGTCGAAGGGCAGCATGGCGCGGGCACGAGAATCGTCAGCAATACGTGGTCGCTGATGCTGCCAGGCGCGCCGGACTGGGCCGATTATGTGGGCTCCGGCTTTTTCAGGGCGAACAATGCCACCATCCAAGCCATCAACCGCTACGAATTCGTGCCGAACATGACCCGCATCGGCACTGGCGAACTCGACCCACGGCTTTTTCCCAAAGCCATGTGGAAGCAGGTGCTCGGCGAGGCGGCGAACGAGATCGATTCGCTCGGCTACCCGCCGCCGGAAGGACTGCCCGCATTGCGTGAGGCGATCGCCGCACACATGTGCGCCACGGGCATCGAATGCACGCCGGCGCAGGTGCTGGTGACGAGCGGCGCATTGCAGGCGTTGCAGATGATCTCCATGAGCCTGCTGCCGGCGAACTCCATCGTCTATGCGGAATCGCCGAGCTACGTCAAGTCGTTGCAGATCTTCCAATCGGCCGGCATGCGTCTGAAAGGCGTGCCGATGGATGCCGACGGCTTGGATGTGGCCGCGTTGCAACGGCTGTTGCTGGGGCAGGAGACCGTAACGTCATCATCCGGCCTGCCATCCGACCATCTGCTGTCGGCCACAACGAGGAAGCATGCGGAGAACGCCATTCTGTACACGATTCCGACCAATCATAATCCGACAAGCATCACCATGAGCGAGCGGCGGCGGCATGAACTGATCGCATGTTGCGTGGCCAACCGTCTGCCGATCATCGAGGACGGTGCCTACCGCGACCTGGTATTCGACGGTGAAGCGCCACTGCCGTTGAAGGCGCTTGACGAGACCGGTATGGTGATTACGCTCGGCAGTGCGTCGAAGGCGCTGTCTCCGGGACTGCGCATCGGTTGGATCGTGGCGAACGAGCCGATCGTGCAACGCCTCGCCGACGTGAAGATGCAGATGGACTACGGCGCGAGCGTCCTGAGCCAGTGGACGTTCACCCGCTTCCTGAGTTCCGGTCTGTACGACGAATACGTTGCGGGATTGAAGATCGAGCTTCGTCGGCGGCGTGACCGCGCATTGGAGACGTTGCGCAAGACGATGTCGGGACTTGCGCATTGGACCACGCCGCATGGTGGTTTCTACATCTGGCTCACCTTCGACCGTTCGATGCGCATGAATCGCCTGTTCCAGGAGACCGCGGAACGCGGCGTACTGCTTAATCCGGGTGACATCTACGATTTCGCAGCCGACAATTCCCTGCGCCTGAGCTACTCCTACACCACGCCGGAGGAGTTCGCCGCCGCCGTGGACGTACTGGCGGCGGTCGCCCGTGAGTTGGGATGA
- a CDS encoding polyribonucleotide nucleotidyltransferase → MEGPEIKAVEAVIDNGSFGKRTLRFETGRLAQQADGAVAAYLDDDSMILSTTTAGSSPKENYDFFPLTVDVEEKMYAAGKIPGSFFRREGRPSSEAILACRIIDRPLRPLFPHTLRNEVQVVETVLAVNPDDAYDVIALNAASASTMISGLPFEGPVSGVRLALIDGQWVAFPRWSERERAVFEIVVAGRVVENGDVAIAMIEAGAGKNAWHLIYDEGQTKPDEEVVAGGLEAAKPFIKVICEAQAELKKIAAKETKEFQLFPEYTEDLYNRIDEIAHADLDEALSIAEKLPRQDRIHEIKEGVKATLAEEFTDMDDAEKDKEIGNAFKELQRQIVRRRILTQDYRIDGRGLRDIRTLSAEVDIVPRVHGSALFQRGETQILGVSTLNMLKMEQQIDALSGPQSKRYMHNYEMPPYSTGETGRVGSPKRREIGHGALAEKALVPVLPSREEFPYAIRQVSEAIGSNGSTSMGSVCASTLSLLAAGVPLKAPVAGIAMGLVSGDVDGQHIFKTLTDILGAEDAFGDMDFKVAGTSEFITALQLDTKLDGIPADILASALQQAKEARTTILEVINECIDGPAEMSPFAPRIITTTVPVDKIGEVIGPKGKMINQIQEETGAEIAIEDDGTVFISSEGGEGAEKAKEIIDSIANPHVPESGETYNGKVVKTTSFGAFVNLTPGTDGLLHISQIRNLANGERIDAVEDVLKEGDTVEVIVQGVDDRGKISLAIPGFEDQESSAPRREHGDRSDRDDRRGGRGRRDDRRSDRDDRDYDDRPRRRRSDRDDRDYDDRPRRRRERDYDDRDDRDYDDRPRRRRSDRDDRDYDRDDRRSDRRGGRGRRDDRNPRYAADENYDEYRADREERSERPRRRIRRDFDPFED, encoded by the coding sequence ATGGAGGGTCCCGAAATCAAGGCTGTAGAAGCCGTTATCGATAATGGTTCATTCGGCAAGCGCACGCTGCGCTTCGAGACCGGTCGTCTCGCCCAGCAGGCGGATGGTGCCGTCGCCGCCTATCTTGATGATGATTCGATGATTCTGTCGACCACCACCGCCGGTTCCAGCCCGAAGGAGAACTACGACTTCTTCCCGCTGACCGTCGACGTGGAAGAGAAGATGTATGCCGCCGGCAAAATCCCGGGCTCGTTCTTCCGCCGTGAGGGCCGCCCGAGCTCCGAGGCCATTCTCGCCTGCCGTATCATCGACCGTCCGCTGCGTCCGTTGTTCCCGCACACCCTGCGCAATGAGGTGCAGGTCGTCGAAACCGTACTCGCCGTCAATCCGGATGATGCCTATGACGTCATCGCACTGAACGCGGCTTCCGCCTCCACCATGATTTCCGGTCTGCCGTTCGAAGGCCCGGTCTCCGGTGTGCGTCTGGCTCTGATCGACGGCCAGTGGGTCGCCTTCCCGCGTTGGAGCGAGCGTGAGCGCGCCGTGTTCGAAATCGTGGTCGCCGGCCGCGTCGTCGAGAACGGTGACGTCGCCATCGCCATGATCGAAGCCGGTGCCGGCAAGAACGCCTGGCACCTCATCTACGACGAAGGCCAGACCAAGCCGGACGAGGAAGTCGTCGCCGGTGGTCTCGAAGCCGCCAAGCCGTTCATCAAGGTGATCTGCGAGGCCCAGGCCGAGCTCAAGAAGATCGCCGCGAAGGAAACCAAGGAATTCCAGCTCTTCCCGGAGTACACCGAGGACCTGTACAACCGTATCGACGAGATCGCGCACGCCGATCTCGATGAGGCTCTGTCCATCGCCGAGAAGCTGCCGCGTCAGGATCGCATCCACGAGATCAAGGAAGGCGTCAAGGCCACCCTCGCGGAAGAGTTCACCGACATGGACGACGCCGAGAAGGACAAGGAGATCGGCAACGCCTTCAAGGAGCTGCAGCGCCAGATCGTGCGCCGTCGTATCCTGACCCAGGATTACCGCATCGACGGCCGTGGCCTGCGTGACATCCGCACCCTGTCCGCCGAGGTGGACATCGTGCCGCGCGTGCACGGTTCCGCCCTGTTCCAGCGTGGCGAGACCCAGATTCTGGGCGTCTCCACCCTGAACATGCTCAAGATGGAGCAGCAGATCGACGCACTGTCCGGTCCGCAGTCCAAGCGTTACATGCACAACTATGAGATGCCGCCGTATTCCACCGGCGAGACCGGTCGCGTCGGTTCTCCGAAGCGCCGTGAGATCGGCCATGGCGCCCTCGCCGAGAAGGCTCTCGTGCCGGTGCTGCCGAGCCGCGAGGAGTTCCCGTACGCCATCCGTCAGGTCTCCGAGGCCATCGGTTCCAACGGTTCCACCTCCATGGGTTCCGTGTGCGCCTCCACGCTGTCCCTGCTCGCCGCAGGCGTTCCGCTGAAGGCTCCGGTCGCGGGCATCGCCATGGGCCTGGTGTCCGGTGACGTCGACGGCCAGCACATCTTCAAGACCCTGACCGATATCCTCGGTGCCGAAGATGCCTTCGGCGACATGGACTTCAAGGTCGCCGGCACCTCTGAATTCATCACCGCCCTGCAGCTCGACACCAAGCTCGACGGCATTCCGGCCGACATTCTGGCCTCTGCCTTGCAGCAGGCCAAGGAAGCCCGCACCACCATCCTCGAGGTCATCAACGAGTGCATCGACGGCCCGGCCGAGATGAGCCCGTTCGCGCCGCGCATCATCACCACCACCGTTCCGGTCGACAAGATCGGCGAGGTCATCGGCCCGAAGGGCAAGATGATCAATCAGATCCAGGAAGAGACCGGCGCCGAGATCGCCATCGAGGATGACGGTACCGTGTTCATCTCTTCCGAGGGCGGCGAGGGTGCCGAAAAGGCCAAGGAGATCATCGACTCCATCGCTAACCCGCACGTGCCGGAATCCGGCGAGACCTACAACGGCAAGGTTGTGAAGACCACCTCCTTCGGTGCCTTCGTGAACCTGACCCCGGGTACCGATGGCCTGCTGCACATCTCCCAGATCCGCAACCTGGCCAACGGCGAGCGTATCGACGCCGTCGAAGACGTGCTCAAGGAAGGCGACACCGTTGAGGTGATCGTGCAGGGCGTCGACGACCGTGGCAAGATCAGCCTCGCCATCCCGGGCTTCGAGGATCAGGAATCCTCCGCACCTCGCCGCGAGCATGGCGACCGTTCCGATCGTGATGACCGTCGTGGCGGCCGTGGCCGTCGTGACGATCGCCGTTCCGATCGTGACGACCGTGACTACGATGATCGTCCGCGTCGTCGTCGTTCCGATCGTGACGACCGTGATTATGATGATCGTCCGCGTCGTCGTCGCGAACGTGACTATGACGATCGTGACGACCGTGACTACGATGATCGTCCGCGTCGTCGTCGTTCCGATCGTGACGATCGCGACTACGATCGTGATGACCGTCGTTCCGACCGTCGCGGTGGTCGTGGCCGCCGTGATGACCGCAATCCGCGTTACGCCGCCGACGAGAACTACGACGAGTACCGCGCCGATCGCGAAGAGCGTTCCGAACGCCCGCGTCGCCGCATTCGTCGCGACTTCGATCCCTTCGAGGACTGA
- a CDS encoding LemA family protein, which produces MNIGIIIAVVVIVLIVLWAISAYNGLVTLRNRVKNGWAQIDVQLKQRADLIPNLVETVKGYASHESEVFTQVTQARAGVVQAAQSGDVAQRIQAENQLSRALVNLQATAEAYPELKANENFMDLQSQLKSLEEKIAYARQFYNDVVQKYNTRIEVVPTNIIAGLFHFEQATYFQVDEADRQTPQVKF; this is translated from the coding sequence ATGAATATTGGCATTATTATCGCGGTCGTCGTAATTGTTCTTATTGTGCTGTGGGCCATTTCCGCTTATAACGGCTTGGTTACCTTGCGTAACCGCGTCAAGAACGGTTGGGCGCAGATCGACGTGCAATTGAAGCAGCGTGCGGATCTCATCCCGAACCTTGTCGAAACCGTCAAGGGTTATGCCAGCCACGAGTCCGAGGTGTTCACCCAGGTGACCCAAGCCCGTGCGGGCGTGGTGCAGGCGGCTCAGTCCGGCGACGTGGCACAGCGCATTCAGGCCGAAAATCAGCTCAGCCGCGCACTGGTCAACCTGCAGGCCACCGCCGAGGCATATCCGGAACTGAAGGCCAACGAAAACTTCATGGATCTGCAGTCCCAACTCAAGTCTCTCGAAGAGAAGATCGCCTACGCCCGTCAGTTCTACAACGATGTGGTACAGAAGTACAACACCCGGATCGAAGTCGTGCCGACGAACATCATCGCAGGCCTGTTCCACTTCGAGCAGGCGACGTACTTCCAAGTCGACGAAGCCGATCGCCAGACGCCTCAGGTCAAGTTCTGA
- a CDS encoding APC family permease: MAGLNKEINLPRGVALAVGMVLGSGMLGLPGIVVAAVGSRMAIASWLAVILAMVPMVAIFSRLGSRYTTAAGLTEYARIAFGPWAADATSVLLWGTYAIGIPALAWVGGAYVCSLFDIAQYPWGLVCALMILLASTIVNLLGTRLTALINTISLWMIAALICILVGTHLDLLVLGIRELPSITTGFDLSGLISGAGLIVWAFLGWENMSFSAEEFRNPKRNIPMTYWISFAVVSALYLALAFVVNGAEIAGTHITGASGLTSLLPDDWKAVITVLIVIAILANANSWVLGASRLTFSAGRNGLLPGIFTKTNRNGVPVNALIAMQVIYTGVIVIAGLLHLKADNLVGIVSQDFIVLYVVSIIAFIISERNEGGVSGASWLIALLSLGLCGIILTGFTWWILYPTMLVAVGAAVHRRRMRRGK, from the coding sequence ATGGCTGGTCTTAACAAGGAAATCAATTTGCCACGCGGCGTCGCGCTGGCGGTCGGTATGGTGCTTGGCTCGGGCATGCTGGGCCTGCCCGGTATCGTGGTTGCCGCGGTCGGATCCCGGATGGCGATCGCCAGCTGGCTTGCCGTCATCCTGGCCATGGTTCCGATGGTCGCTATTTTCAGCAGACTCGGCAGTCGCTACACTACGGCCGCCGGGCTTACCGAGTACGCTCGCATCGCTTTCGGCCCTTGGGCCGCGGATGCGACCTCCGTTCTTTTGTGGGGAACGTATGCGATTGGCATTCCGGCATTGGCATGGGTCGGCGGCGCCTACGTGTGCAGCCTGTTCGATATTGCGCAATATCCATGGGGACTCGTATGCGCGTTGATGATTCTGCTGGCGTCCACCATCGTCAATCTGCTTGGTACACGCCTGACGGCATTGATCAATACCATCTCGCTGTGGATGATTGCGGCACTGATCTGCATATTGGTCGGCACGCATCTTGATTTGCTGGTCCTCGGCATCCGCGAGCTGCCGTCGATCACGACCGGATTCGACCTGTCCGGCCTGATTTCCGGAGCGGGTCTGATCGTCTGGGCGTTTCTCGGCTGGGAGAACATGTCCTTCAGCGCGGAGGAGTTTCGCAACCCCAAACGCAACATTCCAATGACCTATTGGATCAGTTTCGCAGTGGTATCCGCGCTGTATTTGGCGCTGGCGTTCGTGGTCAACGGTGCTGAAATCGCCGGTACGCACATCACAGGCGCTTCCGGCCTGACCTCGCTGCTGCCCGATGATTGGAAAGCCGTGATCACGGTGCTCATCGTCATCGCCATTCTCGCCAACGCGAACTCATGGGTTCTGGGAGCAAGCCGGCTCACCTTCTCGGCTGGGCGCAACGGACTGCTTCCCGGCATCTTTACGAAGACCAACCGCAATGGCGTGCCCGTCAATGCGCTGATCGCCATGCAGGTCATCTATACGGGCGTTATCGTCATCGCCGGGCTTCTGCATCTCAAGGCCGATAACCTGGTGGGCATCGTCAGCCAGGATTTCATCGTGCTGTACGTCGTGTCCATCATCGCATTCATCATCAGCGAGCGGAACGAAGGCGGGGTGTCAGGTGCCTCCTGGTTGATCGCATTGCTGTCGCTGGGCCTATGCGGCATTATCCTGACCGGCTTCACATGGTGGATCCTGTATCCGACGATGCTGGTGGCGGTGGGTGCCGCGGTTCATCGTCGCCGCATGCGACGGGGAAAATGA
- a CDS encoding aldo/keto reductase, translated as MTLFRNLGPFRTTAIGHGEMPLTIENNRGHDIGIETLHASLDAGCRHIDTAWAYYTPGEEEQTGEKLVREALETWHGPRDEVTVATKVGLRRAWEGDKPVWPRDGKPEHLIAYGKQSAQALGVDSIDLLYLHRHDPEVPYNESCEGIKALLDQGVAQWAGVSNVSIEQLKIAQEILGDKLVAVQNQYSPIHLETQDTLDYCAEAGLAFVCWSPLGGYRHPYDEHLFDPFREVAAKHDVSYQQVVLAWELAKGDHMFVIPGAHRPETILDSLKADELELTDEELAFLG; from the coding sequence ATGACCCTGTTCCGCAATCTCGGACCGTTCCGCACCACTGCCATCGGTCACGGTGAAATGCCGCTGACCATCGAAAACAACCGTGGCCATGACATCGGCATCGAAACGCTGCACGCCTCACTGGACGCAGGCTGCCGCCATATCGACACCGCCTGGGCCTACTACACTCCGGGCGAGGAGGAGCAGACCGGTGAAAAGCTGGTGCGTGAGGCCCTGGAAACCTGGCATGGCCCGCGCGACGAGGTCACCGTGGCCACCAAGGTCGGTCTTCGTCGTGCGTGGGAGGGCGACAAGCCGGTGTGGCCGCGCGATGGCAAGCCGGAGCATCTCATCGCATACGGCAAGCAGTCCGCGCAGGCGCTCGGCGTCGATTCGATTGACTTGCTGTACCTGCACCGTCATGATCCGGAAGTGCCGTACAACGAATCCTGCGAAGGCATCAAGGCATTGCTCGATCAGGGTGTGGCCCAGTGGGCGGGCGTTTCCAACGTGAGCATCGAGCAGTTGAAGATCGCGCAGGAGATTCTCGGCGACAAGCTCGTAGCCGTGCAGAACCAGTATTCCCCGATTCACCTGGAGACGCAGGATACGCTGGACTACTGCGCCGAGGCCGGCCTGGCGTTCGTATGCTGGAGCCCGCTCGGCGGGTATCGCCATCCGTATGATGAGCACCTGTTCGACCCGTTCCGTGAGGTAGCGGCCAAGCATGACGTGAGCTACCAGCAGGTAGTGCTCGCTTGGGAGCTTGCCAAGGGCGATCATATGTTCGTGATTCCGGGAGCGCACCGCCCCGAAACCATTCTCGACTCCCTGAAGGCCGATGAGCTTGAGCTCACCGATGAGGAGCTTGCCTTCCTCGGCTGA
- a CDS encoding LysE/ArgO family amino acid transporter, whose protein sequence is MGLFFQGLTLGLAYTAPIGMQNLFVINSALTKPRRRALLTALIVLVFDVSLSLSCFFGIGKLMQRYDLLRLGVLAVGGLVVLHIGAGLLFARKHGQSSDNIAQSRNTAHQVASRFGGDNELLSTIITAGVVTWLNPQAIIDGTLMLGAFSATLTMSQSTPFITGVEIASALWFIGLTLLISVFSHKFSPKVIGFMNRACGAVVMLYGIKLLADFAIAIL, encoded by the coding sequence ATGGGATTGTTTTTTCAGGGTCTCACGCTGGGATTGGCGTATACCGCACCGATCGGCATGCAGAATCTGTTCGTCATCAATTCGGCGCTGACCAAGCCGCGCCGACGTGCGTTGCTGACCGCCCTGATCGTATTGGTCTTTGATGTTTCGCTGTCGTTGTCATGCTTCTTCGGCATCGGCAAGCTGATGCAACGTTACGACCTGCTGCGCCTGGGTGTTCTGGCCGTCGGCGGGCTGGTCGTGCTCCATATCGGTGCGGGATTGCTGTTCGCCAGAAAGCATGGCCAGTCTTCCGACAATATCGCTCAGTCCCGTAATACGGCGCATCAGGTGGCGTCACGCTTCGGCGGCGATAACGAACTGCTGAGCACCATCATCACCGCCGGTGTGGTGACATGGCTCAACCCGCAGGCCATCATCGACGGCACGCTGATGCTCGGCGCCTTCAGCGCCACGCTCACCATGTCGCAGTCCACGCCGTTCATCACGGGCGTGGAAATCGCTTCCGCACTATGGTTCATCGGGCTTACGCTGCTGATTTCGGTGTTCAGCCATAAGTTCAGCCCGAAGGTCATCGGCTTCATGAACCGGGCGTGCGGTGCCGTGGTGATGCTCTACGGCATCAAGCTCCTCGCGGACTTTGCCATCGCCATCCTGTAA